A portion of the Deinococcus peraridilitoris DSM 19664 genome contains these proteins:
- a CDS encoding GH1 family beta-glucosidase, with amino-acid sequence MSTPPDSHALSFPAHFTWGVATSAYQIEGATREDGRGPSIWDTFARVPGNVLGGESGEVACDHYHRWEQDLELIAGLNLNAYRFSVAWPRVFPQGTGTVNTRGLDFYDRLVDGALARGLQPHVTLYHWDLPQALQDRGGWANPDISDWFAQYALAVHARLGDRVSSYATFNEPWCTAELGYHIGRHAPGIRDLRTSLLASYHIQLAHGRAVQALRAQNSRAELGTVLNLYPVDAATSSAEDTEAALLVDEKINGWYLDPILRGTFPKRALADYAAYLPDIDPAALASARQPLDFLGVNYYFRQWVSQDGASRAGPPHADIERTAMGWEVYPEGLYRLLTDLHRTYAVQKYYITENGAAFDDQLENGEVHDEARVRFLDSHLREVHRAMQAGVPVAGYFAWSLMDNYEWAFGYSKRFGIVHVDYHTQRRTLKDSAKWYRDFVGTQRART; translated from the coding sequence ATGTCCACCCCGCCTGACAGTCACGCCCTGTCGTTCCCCGCGCATTTCACCTGGGGCGTGGCCACCAGCGCCTACCAGATCGAAGGCGCCACCCGTGAGGATGGACGAGGACCCAGCATCTGGGACACCTTCGCGCGCGTTCCCGGCAACGTTCTTGGCGGCGAGTCCGGTGAGGTGGCCTGCGACCACTATCACCGCTGGGAACAGGACCTGGAGCTGATCGCCGGACTCAATCTCAACGCCTACCGCTTCAGCGTCGCCTGGCCGCGCGTGTTTCCGCAGGGCACCGGCACAGTCAACACCCGCGGACTCGACTTCTATGACCGTCTGGTCGACGGCGCCCTCGCGCGCGGCCTGCAGCCACATGTCACGCTGTATCACTGGGACCTGCCGCAGGCCCTGCAGGACCGCGGGGGCTGGGCCAACCCGGATATTTCCGACTGGTTCGCGCAGTACGCACTCGCAGTGCACGCCCGTCTCGGCGACCGTGTGTCCAGCTACGCCACCTTCAACGAGCCGTGGTGCACGGCTGAACTCGGGTACCACATCGGTCGGCACGCGCCGGGCATACGGGACCTGCGCACTTCACTGCTGGCGTCGTACCACATTCAATTGGCGCATGGCCGCGCGGTCCAGGCCCTGCGGGCGCAGAATTCCCGCGCGGAGTTGGGAACGGTGCTGAATCTGTATCCGGTGGACGCCGCCACCAGCAGCGCAGAGGATACCGAAGCGGCGCTGCTGGTAGACGAGAAAATCAACGGCTGGTACCTCGACCCCATACTGCGCGGAACATTCCCGAAGCGCGCCCTGGCAGATTATGCCGCGTACCTTCCGGACATCGATCCGGCAGCGCTGGCGTCCGCGCGGCAACCCCTGGATTTCCTGGGAGTGAACTATTACTTCCGGCAGTGGGTCAGCCAGGACGGCGCGAGCCGGGCCGGGCCGCCCCACGCGGACATCGAACGCACGGCCATGGGCTGGGAAGTATACCCGGAGGGACTGTACCGGCTGCTCACGGATCTGCACCGGACGTACGCCGTGCAGAAGTACTACATCACCGAAAACGGCGCGGCGTTCGACGATCAACTGGAAAACGGTGAGGTGCACGACGAAGCGCGCGTGCGCTTCCTGGACTCGCACCTGCGTGAAGTTCACCGCGCCATGCAGGCAGGTGTACCCGTCGCCGGCTATTTCGCGTGGAGCCTGATGGACAATTACGAATGGGCCTTCGGGTACAGCAAACGCTTCGGCATTGTCCACGTGGATTACCACACCCAACGACGAACCCTGAAAGACAGCGCCAAGTGGTACCGGGACTTTGTGGGCACCCAGCGTGCCCGGACATGA
- a CDS encoding IS4 family transposase — protein sequence MKLLLPLLPDDKLVMTMDRTNWEYGEADLNVLVLGVVLEGFTLPLVWTALPHGGSSDTRTRERLVARLLKVLPAKQWRVLVADREFVGREWFAFLRRRGVKRCLRIRGDSRVDDLRLDEGWAYVEPGQVVGLLEKANIYGQVMQLVVTRTPEGELLALATDLKIDETRGVYHLRWSVESTFSAQKSRGFDLEASAMTKPARLERLVGVVTLAMAWCLRIGTWCHEQRPIKRKKHGRRAVSLVKYGLERLAAALRWGTSDRTILLSLVMQPFPAPIQHSAQDVGY from the coding sequence TTGAAGCTGCTCTTGCCGCTCCTCCCTGATGACAAGCTCGTCATGACGATGGACCGTACGAACTGGGAGTACGGCGAAGCCGACTTGAACGTCCTTGTGCTCGGCGTGGTGCTTGAAGGCTTCACATTACCGCTGGTGTGGACGGCCCTGCCCCATGGGGGCAGCAGCGACACCAGGACACGCGAGCGTCTGGTCGCTCGACTGCTGAAGGTGCTGCCTGCGAAGCAATGGCGCGTTCTGGTCGCTGATCGAGAGTTCGTGGGGCGGGAGTGGTTTGCCTTTCTCAGGCGTCGGGGTGTGAAACGCTGTTTGCGCATTCGAGGCGACAGCCGCGTGGATGATTTGCGGCTCGATGAGGGATGGGCGTACGTCGAGCCGGGACAGGTGGTCGGCCTGCTGGAGAAAGCCAATATCTACGGTCAGGTCATGCAACTGGTGGTGACGCGCACGCCCGAGGGTGAACTGCTCGCCCTGGCCACCGACCTGAAAATCGACGAGACCAGAGGCGTGTACCACTTGAGGTGGTCGGTAGAAAGCACCTTCAGCGCGCAGAAATCGAGGGGGTTCGACCTTGAGGCGAGTGCGATGACCAAACCCGCTCGGTTGGAGCGGCTGGTCGGCGTAGTGACGCTGGCGATGGCTTGGTGCTTGCGGATCGGTACATGGTGCCACGAGCAGCGGCCCATCAAGCGCAAAAAGCACGGACGCCGGGCGGTGAGTCTCGTCAAGTACGGCTTGGAACGCCTTGCTGCCGCTTTGCGCTGGGGAACGAGTGATCGAACCATCCTCCTGAGCCTCGTCATGCAACCTTTTCCCGCTCCAATACAGCACTCAGCTCAAGATGTGGGGTACTGA
- a CDS encoding response regulator, giving the protein MFDVLLVEDNQADVLLVHEALTDFAPAVCLHVVDDGEQALAFLRRAGSFAGAPRPHLMLLDGNTPRRNAVEVLRELRGDPELVGLPVVVFSTSAAATDIERSLSAGADGYVEKPLGLGEFLTAVQDTLRSWLSAQERPCS; this is encoded by the coding sequence ATGTTTGACGTGCTGCTGGTCGAGGACAATCAAGCGGACGTGCTGCTGGTGCACGAAGCGTTGACGGACTTCGCTCCTGCAGTGTGTCTGCACGTGGTGGACGACGGCGAGCAGGCACTGGCATTTCTGCGTCGCGCAGGATCGTTCGCGGGGGCGCCGCGTCCACACCTGATGCTGCTGGACGGCAACACGCCTCGGAGAAATGCCGTCGAGGTGCTGAGAGAACTGCGGGGAGATCCCGAGTTGGTGGGGTTACCGGTCGTGGTGTTCAGCACCTCTGCCGCTGCAACGGATATTGAGCGGAGTCTCTCAGCAGGAGCGGACGGTTACGTCGAGAAACCGTTGGGCCTGGGTGAGTTCCTGACTGCGGTGCAAGACACGCTGCGGAGCTGGCTTTCGGCGCAGGAACGGCCCTGTTCCTGA
- a CDS encoding ion transporter codes for MPAGPDQGEHLTRERWELLEHLDRLTDKPMIALAFVWLALLILDFTQGLSALWQRVVSVIWVFFVLDFLLSFSVAPDKRAYLQRNWLTALSLMLPALRVLRVLRAFRALRLLRAVRSINLLRLVTTVNRSFRALGSAVQRRGLPFVVALTLMLTVVGAAGMLTFEETLFRSYWDALWWTAMIMTTMGSETWPQSSEGRFLAWLLAMYAFAVFGYITAAIASYFVGRDQDDRNEANVAQTLRDELALLRREIEGLRQDRFQGPS; via the coding sequence ATGCCTGCAGGACCTGACCAAGGAGAGCACCTGACCCGGGAACGGTGGGAGCTGCTGGAGCACCTCGACCGTCTGACCGACAAGCCGATGATCGCCCTGGCCTTCGTGTGGCTGGCGCTGCTGATCCTAGATTTCACGCAAGGACTGAGCGCGCTGTGGCAGAGGGTGGTCAGCGTCATCTGGGTGTTCTTCGTCCTGGATTTCCTGCTGTCATTCTCGGTGGCCCCCGACAAGCGCGCGTACCTGCAGCGCAACTGGCTGACGGCCCTGTCACTGATGCTGCCGGCCCTCCGGGTGCTGCGGGTGTTGCGCGCTTTCCGGGCTTTGAGGTTGCTGCGCGCGGTACGGTCAATCAACCTGCTGCGCCTCGTGACGACCGTCAACCGCAGCTTCCGGGCTCTGGGAAGTGCCGTGCAGCGGCGTGGCCTGCCTTTCGTGGTGGCGCTGACCCTGATGCTCACGGTGGTGGGCGCCGCCGGAATGCTGACCTTCGAAGAAACGCTGTTCCGCAGTTACTGGGACGCCCTGTGGTGGACCGCGATGATCATGACGACCATGGGATCGGAGACCTGGCCGCAATCCTCTGAAGGCCGTTTTCTGGCGTGGCTGCTCGCGATGTACGCGTTTGCGGTGTTCGGCTATATCACGGCGGCCATCGCCAGTTATTTCGTGGGCCGCGATCAGGACGACCGGAACGAGGCGAACGTCGCACAGACGCTGCGCGACGAGCTGGCCCTGCTGCGACGTGAAATCGAGGGACTGCGTCAGGACCGCTTTCAAGGACCGTCCTGA
- a CDS encoding VF530 family DNA-binding protein: protein MPEFRSKDPLHGVTLERILVELVEFYGWEELARRVNVRVFQHDPTVPSGLKFLRKTPWAREKVEQLYRHMLREHPR from the coding sequence ATGCCTGAATTCAGATCCAAGGATCCTTTGCACGGCGTCACCCTCGAGCGGATCCTAGTGGAACTGGTTGAGTTTTACGGCTGGGAAGAACTCGCCCGACGCGTGAACGTCCGGGTCTTTCAGCACGACCCGACGGTGCCTTCCGGCCTGAAGTTCCTTCGCAAGACTCCCTGGGCACGGGAAAAAGTCGAGCAGCTCTACCGGCATATGCTGCGCGAACACCCGCGGTGA
- a CDS encoding PAS domain S-box protein, protein MSSPQYASTLDALITNAVLMENLFQQASIGFALYDRELRFVRLNEALAEMTGQPMADHLGRKVTEVLPSLPAFVSEAYRQTLQDGVARNGLAFDLELPHAPGEVFHRVVSIQAVRDAQHGIVGLAASVEDHTQRERLRRDLHMRETQARQLQDVTTALSKAVTAGDVKRVVLQQTVRATGAYGGTLIKVLDEQTLYMVGNVGYDDTVELKWQRFPANSNFPVVHAIKTRRPVFATRSEVKTQYPDLSPLLKPETRAVAALPLLSGDQVLSGLTLCFTDELAIAPQQQAFMLSLVEQCAFALERARLYDAEYQARERATLLSEASAALSSSLDVQETLSRITSLALQHGADWCAVHQADGRGRMQPVAVAHEDPRKVELLRTFLSRFPSDPQVYGTGAWVMRTGESVLIPVVPPAMIDALRDEEQRAAVREMGFHSLIVVPMTAQGQRIGVLMLATTQPERTYGQEDLKLASELAQRAALALENARLHENLQRSGERYRELLDHVPQIVFTVNAEGKVEQVNQRWEEYTGASLLCALERWIDFFHPNDRERSLDERARRIQKSEPYSYEARLLGADGEYRWMLIQAQPVHDALTGALRGWVGGITDIHERKQAEQAVHDSRARLRFALDAAGLGDWELDLRDHSSWRSLRHDEIFGYPQGHPTWTYETFLEHVVPPDRAEVDLQFRRAQELGEPWEVECRVRRADGEERWIWTRARTLSDQEGQPHHMLGIVGDITDLKRAEAEVRALNSTLEERVELRTQALEAQKASLDAFVSYAEAVGTQTDPLALAREALTVLQARFADASIAYYEPEGELWKARVWTQDLREDIVARITAGVSSDLPLFARTLGARQEVFVDGWNPQQQVDITEQYDSGAAYPLIINTGVAGMLLIGLRNTPQWSERDRSVVRAVGRSLNLALERAHQATRLALQNAELEARTRALDGFASLTRDFTLQSDPLALVRRAQEVIMSMLPDGHAAYYELEGTVWRLRAIVGEFGNSALQAAVEAGIPYETTRNFIPPWTTGQPYYQDHYDTRTDNLAEVTQHFAASAVLPVMVTGKPVGVLAVALFHQRHWTSTDKAVLEGVVRHLGLALEGARSVAQLAQRTRELERSNRDLEQFAYVASHDLQEPLRTITSYTELLARRYGGQLDQNAEQFMRFTVDAAKRMRQLVQDLLTVSRLRAEDQQLSEVNANEVMELLVQDLQEAIRQGGACVRWDELPHVRVDAVQFRQLLQNLVGNAIKFRHADVPLIVHVRAARQGGFQHFEVCDNGIGIEERYFKRIFTVFQRLHGREQYDGTGVGLAICKQIVERHGGQLWVESRLGAGSTFHFTLPISHGEADV, encoded by the coding sequence GTGTCCTCACCGCAATACGCCTCCACGCTCGACGCGCTCATCACGAATGCCGTGCTGATGGAGAACCTGTTCCAGCAAGCCTCCATCGGATTTGCGCTGTACGATCGGGAGCTGCGCTTCGTGCGCCTGAATGAGGCGCTGGCAGAAATGACCGGCCAGCCCATGGCGGACCACCTCGGACGCAAAGTCACCGAGGTGCTTCCGTCGCTGCCCGCATTTGTATCAGAAGCGTACCGGCAGACCCTTCAGGATGGAGTTGCCCGCAACGGGCTGGCCTTCGACCTCGAACTGCCCCACGCACCCGGAGAAGTCTTTCACCGGGTGGTCAGCATTCAGGCGGTACGGGACGCGCAACATGGCATTGTCGGACTGGCCGCCAGCGTGGAAGACCACACCCAGCGCGAGCGCCTGCGGCGAGACTTGCACATGCGGGAAACCCAGGCACGGCAGTTGCAGGACGTCACGACCGCGCTTTCGAAAGCCGTCACGGCGGGTGACGTGAAACGCGTGGTACTGCAGCAGACGGTGCGCGCCACCGGAGCGTACGGAGGCACGCTCATCAAAGTGCTCGACGAGCAGACGCTGTACATGGTCGGCAACGTCGGGTACGACGATACCGTTGAGCTGAAGTGGCAGCGGTTTCCTGCCAACAGCAACTTTCCCGTCGTGCACGCCATCAAAACCAGACGTCCGGTGTTCGCCACCCGAAGTGAAGTCAAGACGCAGTACCCGGACCTCTCACCACTGCTGAAGCCCGAAACCCGGGCAGTCGCGGCACTTCCCCTGCTGTCCGGTGACCAGGTCCTCTCAGGCCTCACGCTTTGCTTTACAGACGAATTGGCCATCGCTCCTCAGCAACAGGCGTTCATGCTGTCGCTGGTCGAGCAGTGTGCGTTCGCGCTGGAGCGTGCCCGGCTGTATGACGCAGAATATCAGGCACGCGAGCGGGCCACCCTGCTTTCCGAAGCGAGCGCGGCGCTGTCAAGCTCTCTCGATGTTCAGGAGACCCTGAGCCGCATTACTTCCCTCGCCCTTCAGCACGGGGCCGACTGGTGCGCGGTGCATCAGGCTGACGGGCGCGGACGCATGCAGCCGGTCGCCGTCGCGCACGAGGATCCTCGAAAAGTCGAGTTGCTCCGGACGTTCCTCAGCCGCTTCCCGTCCGATCCGCAAGTGTACGGCACGGGTGCGTGGGTGATGCGGACAGGGGAGTCCGTGCTGATTCCCGTCGTGCCACCCGCGATGATTGACGCCCTCAGGGACGAAGAGCAGCGAGCTGCGGTGCGGGAGATGGGTTTCCACTCGTTGATCGTGGTGCCCATGACGGCCCAGGGTCAACGGATCGGGGTGCTGATGCTGGCCACCACCCAACCGGAGCGTACCTACGGCCAGGAGGACCTGAAGCTGGCTTCCGAGCTCGCGCAACGCGCTGCGCTGGCGCTCGAGAACGCCCGACTGCACGAGAATCTCCAGCGTAGCGGGGAACGTTACCGCGAGCTGCTCGATCACGTGCCGCAGATCGTCTTTACTGTCAATGCCGAGGGTAAGGTAGAGCAGGTCAATCAGCGCTGGGAAGAATACACCGGAGCGTCTCTTCTCTGCGCCCTGGAGAGATGGATCGACTTCTTTCACCCGAACGACCGGGAAAGAAGCCTTGACGAACGCGCCAGACGCATTCAGAAGAGTGAACCTTACTCGTATGAAGCGCGTTTGCTGGGCGCAGACGGCGAGTACCGCTGGATGCTCATTCAGGCACAACCCGTGCATGACGCCCTGACGGGCGCCTTGCGTGGGTGGGTGGGTGGGATCACTGACATCCACGAACGCAAGCAAGCCGAACAGGCCGTCCATGACAGCCGAGCCCGATTGCGTTTCGCGCTTGACGCCGCCGGGCTGGGTGACTGGGAGCTGGACTTGCGCGACCACTCCTCCTGGCGTTCCCTGAGGCATGACGAAATCTTCGGGTATCCGCAAGGGCATCCGACGTGGACGTACGAGACGTTTCTGGAACATGTGGTTCCACCAGACCGCGCGGAGGTCGACTTGCAGTTCCGCCGGGCGCAGGAACTCGGGGAACCCTGGGAAGTGGAGTGCCGGGTGCGCCGCGCGGACGGGGAGGAGCGCTGGATCTGGACGAGGGCGCGGACGCTCAGCGACCAGGAGGGCCAGCCGCACCATATGCTCGGCATCGTCGGAGACATCACGGACCTCAAACGGGCCGAAGCCGAGGTGCGCGCCCTCAACAGCACCCTCGAAGAACGCGTCGAGCTGCGCACTCAGGCGCTGGAAGCACAGAAGGCCTCGCTGGACGCCTTCGTGTCGTACGCCGAAGCGGTCGGGACGCAAACAGACCCGCTCGCCTTGGCGCGGGAGGCACTGACCGTCCTGCAGGCCCGCTTTGCAGACGCCAGCATTGCCTACTACGAGCCCGAGGGTGAATTGTGGAAAGCGCGCGTCTGGACGCAGGATCTGCGAGAGGACATCGTTGCCCGGATCACCGCGGGTGTGTCCTCGGACTTGCCTCTGTTCGCCCGCACCCTGGGCGCCCGCCAGGAAGTCTTCGTCGATGGCTGGAATCCGCAGCAGCAGGTGGACATCACCGAGCAGTATGACTCGGGGGCCGCGTATCCACTGATCATCAACACTGGCGTCGCCGGTATGCTCCTCATCGGCCTGAGGAACACCCCACAGTGGTCCGAGCGTGACCGGTCGGTCGTGCGGGCCGTGGGGCGCAGCTTGAATCTGGCGCTGGAACGCGCGCATCAGGCCACCCGGCTCGCGCTTCAGAACGCTGAGCTGGAGGCGCGCACCCGGGCCCTGGACGGTTTTGCCAGCCTCACCCGCGACTTTACGTTGCAAAGCGACCCGCTCGCCCTGGTACGCCGCGCGCAGGAAGTCATCATGTCCATGCTGCCCGACGGCCACGCTGCGTACTATGAATTGGAGGGAACAGTCTGGCGCTTGAGAGCGATCGTCGGGGAGTTTGGCAATTCCGCCTTGCAGGCGGCGGTGGAGGCTGGGATTCCTTACGAGACCACGCGAAACTTCATTCCCCCATGGACCACCGGTCAGCCTTATTACCAGGATCACTACGACACCCGCACTGACAACCTGGCTGAGGTGACGCAGCACTTCGCGGCGAGCGCGGTGCTGCCGGTGATGGTCACGGGCAAGCCGGTGGGGGTACTGGCAGTGGCGCTGTTTCACCAGCGCCATTGGACAAGCACTGACAAGGCAGTCCTCGAGGGTGTCGTGAGACACCTCGGGCTGGCCCTGGAAGGAGCGCGCAGTGTCGCGCAGCTCGCGCAGCGTACCCGTGAGCTGGAGCGCTCCAACCGTGATCTGGAGCAGTTCGCGTACGTCGCGTCGCATGATCTGCAAGAGCCGTTGCGCACGATCACCAGTTACACCGAGCTGCTCGCCCGGCGTTACGGCGGGCAGCTTGACCAGAACGCCGAGCAATTCATGCGTTTCACCGTGGACGCCGCGAAACGCATGCGTCAGCTGGTGCAGGATCTGCTGACAGTTTCCCGCCTTCGCGCCGAAGATCAGCAGTTGTCCGAAGTGAATGCCAATGAAGTGATGGAGCTGCTCGTTCAGGACTTACAGGAAGCGATCCGCCAGGGTGGCGCGTGCGTCCGCTGGGACGAGTTGCCTCACGTTCGGGTGGACGCGGTGCAGTTTCGTCAGCTGCTTCAGAACCTCGTTGGGAATGCCATCAAGTTCCGCCATGCCGACGTGCCGCTGATCGTGCATGTCCGTGCGGCGCGGCAGGGTGGCTTTCAGCATTTTGAGGTGTGCGATAACGGCATTGGAATCGAGGAGCGTTACTTCAAGCGCATCTTCACGGTCTTTCAGCGCCTGCATGGCCGCGAGCAGTACGACGGCACCGGGGTGGGCCTGGCCATCTGCAAGCAGATCGTGGAGCGCCACGGCGGTCAATTATGGGTGGAGTCACGCCTGGGGGCGGGCAGCACCTTTCACTTCACCCTGCCGATCTCCCATGGTGAAGCGGATGTTTGA
- a CDS encoding DUF2268 domain-containing putative Zn-dependent protease (predicted Zn-dependent protease with a strongly conserved HExxH motif), giving the protein MPPRWGLPDFPLVGRDLVAVAHWGAGRRPLVELPSAFSHPTPDRVRFVTDDIPSFWMARSGGPGWAEHYFRQGTPGLREFRHRRPQFAALERQVRCRRRFYDSVREASLALHADQAWRAQTRQHWRLLQSWLPEARFPEVYVVMGGLFTAGTAGLDGLLLSAEFFTRGAGADTPELGSWERAALRTVEELPFVITHELVHALQRRANPNLGRLSLLGRALEEGVADFVAALVTGTPPRTDYFEYGLQHEAQLWREFRAVMRRPDTRAWLYQGPRAVKRPADLGYFVGFRIAQAYFARSGEKSAALRELLDVPDPFTVLRISGYGA; this is encoded by the coding sequence GTGCCGCCTCGGTGGGGTCTGCCGGACTTTCCCCTGGTCGGGCGGGATCTTGTGGCCGTGGCCCACTGGGGAGCGGGACGACGGCCGCTTGTGGAATTGCCCTCTGCTTTTTCGCACCCCACCCCGGACCGGGTGCGTTTCGTGACCGACGATATTCCCTCTTTCTGGATGGCGCGCAGCGGTGGTCCAGGCTGGGCAGAGCACTATTTCAGGCAAGGCACGCCCGGTCTGCGCGAGTTCCGCCACCGTCGGCCGCAATTTGCCGCGCTGGAGCGCCAGGTGCGCTGCCGCCGCCGCTTCTATGACAGCGTCCGTGAAGCCTCGCTGGCACTGCACGCCGATCAGGCATGGCGAGCGCAGACCCGTCAGCATTGGCGCCTGCTGCAAAGCTGGCTGCCCGAAGCGCGTTTTCCGGAAGTGTACGTGGTGATGGGCGGACTGTTCACGGCCGGAACGGCCGGTCTGGACGGTTTGCTGCTCTCGGCCGAGTTCTTTACGCGTGGTGCGGGCGCCGACACGCCTGAACTCGGGTCGTGGGAGCGGGCGGCGCTCCGGACCGTAGAGGAGTTGCCCTTTGTCATCACGCACGAACTGGTGCACGCCCTGCAACGGCGCGCCAACCCCAATTTGGGTCGGCTTTCGCTGCTGGGCCGCGCGCTGGAGGAAGGCGTGGCGGATTTCGTGGCTGCCCTCGTAACAGGGACGCCCCCTCGCACCGATTACTTCGAGTATGGCCTTCAGCACGAGGCGCAGCTGTGGCGGGAATTCCGCGCAGTCATGCGGCGCCCGGACACCCGGGCCTGGCTTTATCAGGGACCTCGGGCGGTAAAACGTCCGGCCGATCTGGGGTACTTCGTGGGATTCCGTATCGCGCAGGCGTACTTTGCG
- a CDS encoding phosphatase PAP2 family protein, whose amino-acid sequence MTDIRLPASLHAFLRTYGNTLLLSFLLAFIPLGVLAFVAAHFSGADGFAFEQPLQQWIRSQRTSTRDVLAVALHVIGGVWGMMALGLVTTIALYRLQPRLAWLLLSSMLGTALIGVTLRFVFDRPRPAGDSLVSEPDGSFPSGHVMVLTALVVVLCAVVWPTKARSVAVAIGAVVVVMMMWSRVYAGVHHVTDVVAGALFALVWTVGLTRATRAHQVLRQGAPGVPRARP is encoded by the coding sequence ATGACCGACATACGACTTCCAGCGTCACTCCACGCTTTTCTCCGCACGTACGGAAACACGTTGCTGCTTTCTTTCCTCCTCGCGTTCATTCCGCTTGGTGTCCTTGCCTTCGTGGCAGCGCACTTCTCGGGCGCGGACGGCTTTGCTTTCGAGCAGCCTCTTCAGCAGTGGATCCGTTCCCAGCGGACTTCCACACGTGATGTGTTGGCCGTGGCGCTCCACGTGATCGGGGGCGTCTGGGGAATGATGGCACTCGGACTGGTGACGACCATCGCGCTCTACCGCCTGCAGCCCCGATTGGCCTGGTTGCTGCTGAGCAGCATGCTGGGTACAGCCTTGATCGGCGTCACATTGCGATTCGTGTTTGACCGCCCACGCCCGGCAGGCGACTCGCTGGTCAGTGAGCCGGACGGATCGTTCCCCAGCGGGCATGTCATGGTCCTGACCGCGCTGGTTGTCGTGTTGTGCGCCGTGGTGTGGCCCACGAAAGCGCGATCAGTTGCGGTGGCGATTGGGGCCGTGGTGGTGGTGATGATGATGTGGTCGCGCGTGTATGCCGGCGTGCATCACGTAACCGATGTCGTCGCAGGCGCGCTGTTCGCTTTGGTGTGGACAGTGGGACTCACGCGTGCGACCCGCGCACACCAGGTGCTCCGGCAAGGCGCCCCTGGCGTGCCTCGCGCAAGACCTTGA
- a CDS encoding DUF6541 family protein: MSPLRVGLSVAAGLLLAPIISLALATVLSIGFHAIGLKVPNFVPFLLSWVILTFLLWQLLKRPASPAQPSDRGQRTSQVILWVFAVTWLIGMGFLALVMGTLATDSGTSEARQAGAVIIAVGLLIAVTPPLVMTFLSMRRRKHG, translated from the coding sequence ATGAGCCCTCTTCGTGTCGGCCTCTCCGTCGCCGCCGGCCTGCTCCTCGCGCCGATCATTTCCTTGGCGCTGGCAACTGTCCTGAGCATCGGCTTCCATGCCATCGGCCTGAAAGTCCCGAATTTCGTTCCGTTCCTGCTTTCCTGGGTGATTCTCACATTTCTGCTCTGGCAACTCCTGAAAAGACCAGCATCTCCTGCTCAACCCAGTGACCGTGGGCAACGCACCTCGCAGGTCATCTTGTGGGTCTTCGCTGTGACCTGGCTCATCGGGATGGGTTTCTTGGCCCTGGTGATGGGTACACTGGCGACGGACAGCGGCACGAGCGAGGCAAGACAGGCAGGAGCAGTCATCATTGCAGTTGGCCTACTGATCGCCGTAACGCCTCCGCTCGTAATGACGTTTCTTTCCATGAGACGGCGCAAGCACGGCTGA